Proteins from a single region of Halichoerus grypus chromosome 13, mHalGry1.hap1.1, whole genome shotgun sequence:
- the LOC118525750 gene encoding uncharacterized protein LOC118525750 encodes MPLQRHTSPGHPRRAAPPAGRPPAGAVSRLSSGPPVLPPDSLPPRLHVPLAAVRWGFRAPPNHAVDSQASARVSSRCATLGTGPGALRSAGAALMTQCVRPPRGGPTGEPHLTGVTFAPLFPSQTRRRRFVPPETACVQEPGVSTRDEEEETEVPGGSSGSLFFTKQAFGAASWTMMRRFLRRQGSKMEDS; translated from the exons ATGCCGCTTCAGCGCCACACATCGCCGGGACACCCGCGCCGGGCAGCCCCGCCGGccggccgcccgcccgccggcgCTGTGTCCCGCCTGAGCTCCGGGCCGCCCGTCTTGCCGCCCGACTCCTTGCCCCCACGGCTCCACGTGCCCCTCGCCGCCGTCCGCTGGGGTTTCCGAGCGCCCCCAAACCACGCAGTTGATTCGCAGGCATCTGCCAGGGTCTCCTCACGCTGCGCCACACTCGGGACAGGCCCCGGGGCCCTCCGCAGCGCTGGCGCCGCGCTGATGACGCAATGCGTCCGGCCCCCACGGGGCGGACCCACAGGAGAACCCCACCTGACAGGAGTGACGTTCGCGCCCCTTTTTCCCTCTCAGACGCGGAGAAGGAGGTTCGTTCCGCCAGAAACAGCGTGCGTGCAGGAGCCGGGGGTTTCAACTCGTGATGAAGAAGAGGAAACGGAGGTCCCGGGCGGGTCCAGCG GTTCTTTATTCTTTACAAAGCAGGCATTTGGCGCTGCGAG